Proteins from a genomic interval of Nitrospina gracilis Nb-211:
- a CDS encoding tetratricopeptide repeat protein — MSDIDVNEDFDVEGFRKRQDSKKQSDWMTMKIHPEIFEELGVRDPEQIKLETAIMKKTRQIKKELRNDPDNLEKKVELATLFIDGGNYEEAIKELKAVLSKDPKFGRAYKVLGTAYALSAQEDEAIRELNRAAELEPDDPEVFFNLGGVYMLKDYFENAVRAFQRCIELDATDTTSYANLAAAYNMLQSHLEEIRTLKKVLMFDPENKELRAALGNAYFANGDFDESLTTHQCVVDLDEKDPQAWCNLGSAFSAKNMVDEAIDAFKKAMELDPEFSLPHTNLGSLYASVNRIESAIKEFKTAVSLNDSDASAWLNLYQCYKEIGRHEDATKAHDKYQELIRPQGGGGTEMSGIPGGVATTGKTAAEKQ; from the coding sequence ATGTCAGATATCGATGTCAATGAGGACTTTGACGTAGAGGGTTTTCGCAAGCGTCAGGACAGCAAAAAGCAGTCCGACTGGATGACCATGAAAATCCATCCGGAGATTTTTGAAGAGCTGGGAGTGCGGGACCCGGAGCAGATCAAGCTGGAAACCGCCATCATGAAAAAAACCCGGCAGATCAAAAAGGAACTGCGCAACGATCCGGACAACCTGGAAAAGAAGGTGGAGTTGGCCACGCTGTTCATCGACGGCGGCAACTACGAAGAAGCGATCAAAGAACTCAAAGCCGTCCTCAGCAAGGACCCGAAATTCGGCCGTGCCTACAAGGTGCTGGGCACCGCCTACGCCCTGTCCGCACAGGAAGACGAAGCCATCCGCGAGTTGAACCGCGCGGCGGAGCTGGAACCGGACGACCCGGAGGTGTTCTTCAACCTGGGCGGCGTTTACATGCTGAAAGATTATTTTGAAAACGCCGTGCGTGCCTTCCAGCGTTGCATTGAGCTGGACGCGACGGACACCACCTCCTACGCCAACCTGGCCGCCGCTTACAACATGCTGCAGAGCCACCTGGAGGAAATCCGCACGCTCAAAAAGGTGCTGATGTTTGATCCGGAAAACAAGGAGCTGCGCGCGGCTCTGGGCAACGCCTACTTTGCCAACGGCGATTTCGACGAGTCGCTCACCACCCACCAGTGCGTGGTGGATCTGGATGAAAAAGACCCGCAGGCCTGGTGCAATCTCGGCAGTGCCTTTTCCGCAAAAAACATGGTGGACGAAGCCATCGACGCGTTCAAAAAAGCGATGGAACTGGACCCGGAGTTCTCCCTGCCGCACACCAACCTGGGCAGTCTGTACGCTTCGGTCAACCGCATCGAAAGCGCCATCAAGGAATTCAAGACGGCCGTCAGCCTGAACGACAGCGACGCCAGCGCCTGGCTCAACCTCTACCAGTGCTACAAGGAAATCGGCCGCCACGAGGACGCCACCAAGGCGCACGACAAGTATCAGGAACTCATCCGGCCGCAGGGCGGCGGCGGGACGGAAATGTCCGGCATCCCCGGCGGGGTGGCCACCACGGGCAAGACCGCGGCGGAAAAACAATAG
- a CDS encoding NHL repeat-containing protein — MSDDQTRKEEEAREREESLEVAESDVDEVDEEEIDEDVLTEDELDEVDEVEEVDEGEKEIGAIMVLGQSGFEEGQSNRGADDPSDNTLAEPQFVAKYGEMLFVADRGNHRVLGWNTFPEENGEPASFVLGQEDFSDCLENRGITTTLDEMTSGLGDESLDGFTISKPEEDTLSQPAGLDIIDGKLYVSDSGNHRVLRWNGLPSDDGEAPGLVLGQDNLECGEANRRGLVGSGSLFFPFGVRSGDDQHVFVADKDNHRVLIWKKIPFNNGWNADICLGQSDMDEREANRGDFENVTPDSMSFPTGVFYHAETGKIFVVDQGNNRVLIWNKMPSHNGVPADLVLGQPNFYSRDVNAGQGGYRCDAVGMYFPTDVVYGRKGLFVSDSGNNRILGWKEFPTENGQPADFVIGQKSFYENKFNRNGDPAHCTLNDPYGLFLEEDPEDEDDPGRLYICDRGNARVVIWEELPIAEVEKPEEDEEQLHAEVEDPELLMGEDEDFFEEDEMPPEELEEETA; from the coding sequence ATGTCTGACGACCAGACCAGAAAAGAGGAAGAAGCCCGGGAGAGGGAAGAGTCTCTGGAAGTGGCTGAATCCGATGTCGATGAGGTCGATGAAGAGGAAATTGATGAAGACGTCCTGACCGAAGATGAACTGGACGAGGTGGACGAGGTCGAGGAGGTCGACGAAGGTGAAAAGGAAATCGGCGCGATCATGGTCCTGGGCCAGAGTGGGTTCGAAGAAGGCCAGTCCAACCGGGGAGCGGACGACCCCAGCGACAACACGCTGGCCGAGCCGCAGTTCGTCGCGAAGTATGGCGAGATGCTGTTCGTCGCCGACCGCGGCAATCACCGGGTGCTGGGCTGGAACACGTTTCCGGAAGAAAACGGCGAACCCGCAAGCTTCGTGCTCGGTCAGGAGGATTTCTCCGACTGCCTGGAGAACCGTGGCATCACCACTACCCTGGACGAGATGACCTCGGGTCTCGGTGATGAAAGCCTCGACGGCTTCACCATCAGCAAACCGGAGGAGGACACGCTGTCCCAGCCCGCGGGCTTGGACATCATCGACGGCAAGCTGTACGTCTCCGACAGCGGCAACCACCGCGTTCTGCGTTGGAACGGCCTGCCCTCGGACGACGGCGAGGCGCCCGGACTGGTTCTGGGGCAGGACAACCTGGAATGCGGCGAGGCCAACCGGCGCGGACTGGTGGGTTCCGGCTCGCTGTTCTTCCCGTTCGGCGTGCGCTCCGGTGACGACCAGCACGTGTTTGTGGCGGACAAGGACAACCACCGCGTCCTCATCTGGAAAAAGATTCCGTTCAACAACGGCTGGAACGCGGACATCTGCCTCGGCCAGTCGGACATGGACGAGCGCGAGGCCAACCGTGGCGACTTCGAAAACGTCACTCCGGATTCGATGAGTTTCCCCACCGGTGTGTTCTACCACGCTGAGACGGGCAAGATCTTCGTCGTCGATCAGGGCAACAACCGCGTTTTGATCTGGAACAAGATGCCGTCGCACAACGGCGTGCCCGCGGATCTGGTACTCGGTCAGCCGAACTTCTACAGCCGCGATGTGAACGCAGGACAAGGTGGATACCGGTGCGACGCGGTGGGCATGTATTTCCCCACCGACGTGGTGTACGGCAGAAAAGGCCTGTTCGTTTCCGACTCCGGCAACAACCGGATTCTCGGCTGGAAAGAATTTCCGACGGAGAACGGCCAGCCTGCCGACTTCGTCATCGGCCAGAAATCGTTTTACGAAAATAAATTCAACCGCAACGGCGATCCCGCACACTGCACGCTGAACGATCCGTACGGCCTCTTCCTCGAGGAAGACCCTGAAGATGAGGACGATCCGGGCCGCCTCTACATCTGCGACCGCGGCAATGCACGGGTGGTGATCTGGGAAGAGTTGCCGATTGCGGAAGTGGAAAAACCGGAAGAGGACGAGGAACAACTGCACGCCGAGGTCGAAGACCCGGAACTGCTCATGGGCGAAGACGAGGACTTCTTCGAGGAAGACGAGATGCCGCCCGAAGAGCTGGAGGAAGAAACGGCATAA
- a CDS encoding ethylbenzene dehydrogenase-related protein encodes MTLLGWRGEPALVHAHGGETQKEKPKEVKPEPSGHSHSGSAGNGHSHGQGRSVTIGATVYKHMCIFCHGEDGNGGGKAMAYLYPWPRDFRKGVFKHRSTPTGSLPLDKDIFDTITKGIPGTAMPAWENALTEDETWSVVEYLKTFSKRFKDETPQKPVTPGPVPPTSKESIEAGYMIFKEMRCARCHGTDLKGDGPIADSLYDIWDHRAFVYDLTNPNTFKFGFDKEDIYMTLSTGIDGTPMKAYNHLTSKERWDLASFIHSRIQQDRYRKAKYEVTLKSEQVEGDIGIEPFSELWDPVPATNVHLIVLNARRDPITRVEFQSVTNGKQIAFRVQWEDPVPNRSSSRHQDFKDAVALEFALGDVLLHTHGHNEPFFGMGNREKPVNIWQWRADWQKEIETKEELEQATEGQGMDMDVMIFGGEVNPVESLNPFREVPIEEMNAEGFGTLTPQPKTKQNIRGKGLWKDGKWTVVFVRDIESLNKWDIQFNKKQPILIGFAVWDGLHQDRNGRKTVSMWQRLILP; translated from the coding sequence GTGACCCTCCTCGGTTGGCGCGGGGAACCTGCACTGGTCCACGCGCACGGCGGTGAAACCCAAAAAGAAAAACCGAAGGAAGTGAAGCCGGAGCCCTCCGGGCATTCCCACTCCGGCTCTGCCGGCAATGGCCACTCCCACGGCCAGGGACGCAGTGTGACCATCGGCGCCACGGTGTACAAGCACATGTGCATCTTCTGTCATGGCGAGGATGGCAACGGCGGCGGCAAGGCGATGGCCTATCTCTACCCGTGGCCACGTGATTTCCGCAAAGGCGTATTCAAGCATCGCTCCACGCCCACCGGGTCGTTGCCTCTCGACAAGGACATCTTCGATACCATCACCAAAGGCATTCCCGGCACCGCCATGCCCGCATGGGAAAACGCATTGACGGAAGACGAAACGTGGTCGGTGGTGGAATACCTCAAGACCTTTTCCAAACGGTTCAAGGACGAGACCCCGCAAAAACCCGTCACCCCCGGTCCGGTGCCGCCCACCAGCAAGGAAAGCATCGAGGCGGGTTATATGATTTTTAAGGAAATGCGGTGCGCGCGCTGTCATGGTACGGATCTCAAGGGTGACGGACCGATCGCCGACAGCCTGTATGACATCTGGGATCACCGCGCGTTTGTGTACGATTTGACCAATCCCAACACCTTCAAGTTCGGTTTCGATAAAGAAGACATATACATGACGCTCAGCACCGGCATCGATGGCACGCCGATGAAGGCGTACAATCACCTCACCTCCAAAGAGCGGTGGGACCTGGCGTCGTTCATCCATTCCCGCATTCAGCAGGACCGCTACCGCAAAGCCAAGTATGAAGTCACGCTGAAATCCGAACAAGTGGAAGGCGATATCGGCATCGAACCGTTCAGCGAGTTGTGGGACCCGGTGCCCGCCACCAACGTACACCTGATCGTGCTGAACGCCCGGCGCGACCCCATCACCCGCGTGGAGTTTCAATCCGTGACCAACGGCAAACAGATTGCGTTCCGCGTGCAGTGGGAGGACCCGGTTCCGAACCGCTCGTCGAGCCGCCACCAGGATTTCAAGGACGCCGTGGCACTGGAGTTCGCGCTGGGGGATGTGCTTTTGCATACGCACGGCCACAACGAGCCGTTCTTTGGCATGGGCAACCGCGAGAAGCCGGTGAATATCTGGCAATGGCGCGCCGACTGGCAAAAGGAAATTGAAACCAAGGAAGAACTGGAGCAGGCGACCGAAGGCCAGGGAATGGACATGGACGTGATGATTTTCGGCGGTGAGGTCAACCCGGTGGAATCGCTCAATCCGTTCCGCGAGGTACCCATCGAGGAGATGAACGCCGAGGGCTTCGGCACCCTCACGCCGCAACCCAAAACCAAGCAGAATATCCGCGGCAAGGGATTGTGGAAGGACGGAAAATGGACGGTGGTGTTTGTTCGGGATATCGAATCACTCAACAAGTGGGATATCCAATTCAATAAAAAACAACCCATTCTCATCGGATTTGCGGTGTGGGACGGTCTGCATCAGGACCGCAACGGCCGCAAAACGGTTTCCATGTGGCAGAGGTTGATTTTGCCTTGA
- the glgP gene encoding alpha-glucan family phosphorylase, which produces MNSYLRGGIGTEPTIAYFSMEIGIASDIPTYSGGLGVLAGDTLKSCADLGLPVVGVTLLYRKGYFRQEITDKGEQKEHPVEWRPEDRLLKLPGKVVLDEIEGRAILVQAWLYTYTGNTGKPVPILFLDTDIEGNDEADRHLTDSLYAGDSEFRLRQEILLGIGGVKYLRSLGFNRIHTYHMNEGHSSLLTLQLLREHQRTVFETWDEETVWDVDKVKSLCVFTTHTPVAAGHDRFGFDLVERVLKTGISMNVIRKLSGEDCLNMTTLGLNLSRFANGVAYQHGDVSSGMFPHHQIDFITNGIHTYTWVHEPFRKLFDRYARLWNNDPKYLREAMTIPRDEVWQAHLDCKNELFDRISKMMGETFDPEILTLGFARRAAAYKRASLMFRHLDRLIDIAENSPGLQIVYAGKSHPKDEPGKGLIREIHEFQKKIEKRTKKLKLVYVPNYNMDLGYYITGGVDVWVNTPIRPHEASGTSGMKAALNGVLNLSILDGWWVEGCIEGVTGWAIGDLDPRLDLSPDDRDDLDCMNLHDKLESVVIPKYYEDRTGWTSMQCQAIAINASLFNTHRQMEQYVTKAYFSCR; this is translated from the coding sequence ATGAACAGTTACCTGCGCGGCGGCATCGGCACCGAACCCACCATCGCTTACTTCAGCATGGAAATCGGCATTGCCTCGGACATCCCGACCTACAGCGGTGGGCTGGGAGTGTTGGCGGGCGACACGTTGAAGTCCTGCGCCGACTTGGGTCTGCCCGTCGTCGGCGTCACTTTGCTGTACCGCAAAGGCTATTTCCGGCAGGAGATCACGGACAAGGGCGAGCAGAAGGAGCACCCCGTCGAGTGGCGGCCGGAAGACCGTTTGCTGAAACTGCCCGGCAAGGTCGTGCTTGACGAGATCGAAGGCCGCGCCATCCTCGTGCAGGCGTGGCTGTATACCTACACCGGCAACACCGGCAAGCCGGTGCCGATTTTGTTCCTCGATACGGACATTGAGGGGAACGACGAAGCCGACCGCCACCTGACCGATTCCCTTTATGCCGGCGACTCCGAGTTCCGCCTCAGGCAGGAGATCCTGCTCGGCATCGGCGGCGTCAAGTACCTGCGCTCGCTCGGGTTCAACCGCATTCACACCTACCACATGAACGAAGGCCACTCGTCTCTGCTGACCCTGCAACTCCTGCGCGAGCACCAGCGCACGGTGTTCGAAACGTGGGACGAGGAGACCGTGTGGGACGTGGACAAGGTGAAGAGCCTGTGCGTGTTCACCACGCACACGCCGGTGGCGGCAGGGCACGACCGGTTCGGTTTCGACCTGGTCGAGCGCGTGCTCAAGACCGGCATCTCGATGAACGTGATCCGCAAACTCAGCGGTGAGGATTGTCTCAACATGACGACGCTGGGGCTCAACCTGAGCCGCTTCGCCAACGGCGTGGCGTACCAGCATGGTGATGTCTCCAGCGGTATGTTCCCGCACCACCAGATCGATTTCATCACCAACGGCATCCACACCTACACCTGGGTGCACGAACCGTTCCGCAAACTGTTCGACCGCTATGCACGGCTGTGGAACAATGATCCCAAATACCTGCGCGAGGCGATGACCATTCCGCGCGATGAGGTATGGCAGGCGCATCTCGACTGCAAGAACGAGTTGTTCGACCGCATCTCGAAGATGATGGGAGAGACTTTCGATCCCGAAATCCTGACTCTGGGTTTCGCCCGCCGCGCGGCGGCGTACAAACGCGCGTCGCTGATGTTCCGTCACCTCGACCGGCTGATCGACATCGCCGAAAACAGTCCCGGTTTGCAGATTGTTTATGCCGGGAAGTCGCACCCGAAAGATGAGCCGGGCAAAGGCCTGATCCGCGAGATTCACGAGTTTCAGAAGAAGATCGAGAAACGCACGAAGAAACTGAAGCTGGTGTATGTGCCCAATTACAACATGGACCTCGGTTATTACATCACCGGCGGGGTGGACGTGTGGGTGAACACGCCGATCCGCCCTCACGAGGCTTCCGGCACCAGCGGCATGAAGGCGGCACTCAACGGTGTGCTCAACCTCAGCATTCTTGATGGCTGGTGGGTGGAAGGGTGCATCGAAGGCGTCACCGGCTGGGCGATCGGCGACCTCGATCCCCGGCTCGATCTGTCTCCCGACGACCGCGACGATCTCGACTGCATGAACCTGCACGACAAGCTGGAGTCGGTGGTGATTCCGAAATATTATGAAGACCGCACCGGCTGGACCAGCATGCAGTGTCAGGCCATCGCCATCAACGCCTCCCTGTTCAACACCCACCGGCAGATGGAGCAGTACGTCACCAAGGCGTATTTTTCCTGCCGTTGA
- the phnC gene encoding phosphonate ABC transporter ATP-binding protein — MLILDRVSKTYGDGTEAVKEVSFELKPGEFAVVLGQSGAGKSTLLRCINRLVEPTTGRIALDGEDITGAPPQRLRALRCQIGMIFQNYNLVARNSVLTNVLAGRLGYTPSSFALINHFSSGDVDEAHATLRRLGIADKAHSRADSLSGGQQQRVGIARALMQHPKLILADEPVASLDPVSAESILEILKDINQKDGVTVLCNLHVPELARRFGRRILGMKTGKLVFDASSEVLDPAQIDALYDLPVSP, encoded by the coding sequence ATGCTGATCCTCGACCGGGTATCCAAAACGTATGGCGACGGCACCGAGGCGGTGAAAGAGGTGTCGTTTGAATTGAAGCCCGGCGAGTTTGCCGTGGTGCTGGGCCAGAGCGGCGCCGGGAAATCGACACTCCTGCGTTGCATCAACCGGCTGGTGGAACCGACGACGGGGCGCATCGCGCTGGATGGCGAGGATATCACCGGCGCACCGCCGCAACGACTGCGCGCTCTGCGTTGTCAAATCGGTATGATTTTCCAGAACTACAACCTAGTGGCGAGAAACAGCGTGCTGACCAACGTGCTGGCCGGGCGGCTGGGCTACACGCCGTCTTCGTTTGCCCTCATCAATCACTTTTCCTCAGGGGATGTGGACGAGGCGCACGCGACGCTGAGGCGTCTGGGCATTGCCGACAAGGCCCATAGCCGCGCCGACAGCCTGAGCGGCGGTCAACAGCAACGGGTGGGCATCGCCCGCGCCCTCATGCAACATCCCAAGCTGATCCTCGCCGACGAGCCGGTGGCAAGCCTCGACCCTGTCAGCGCGGAGTCCATCCTGGAAATTCTGAAGGATATCAACCAGAAGGACGGCGTCACCGTGTTGTGCAACCTGCATGTGCCGGAGCTGGCGCGGCGTTTCGGCAGGCGGATTCTCGGCATGAAGACCGGGAAACTGGTTTTTGACGCGTCTTCCGAAGTGCTGGACCCCGCTCAGATCGACGCACTTTATGATCTGCCCGTCTCCCCGTAG
- a CDS encoding phosphate/phosphite/phosphonate ABC transporter substrate-binding protein, with protein MLRVLSVLTLSLFLGTGIAQAEELGSAERPLTMMFVPSGEAQVILKGGEEIARRLQSVTGLHFKASIATSYAAVVEAMGAGKVDVGWLTPFAYVLAKERYSVELLLIVQRFGSPFYRGQIVTRADSGIRNLDDLKGKRFAFVDPASTSGHLYTKALLKARGLSPEKHLGKTVFAGSHNAVVLAVLKGEVDAGATYDDARAELVKSFPDIFEKIRVIAHTREIPNDTVSVRGELPVEIKQRVKEGLIHLTKTPEGSKALKRTYGVSGFMDFDGLYDPVREAGRLLNIDPARMEGK; from the coding sequence ATGCTCCGCGTTCTTTCCGTATTGACCCTCAGTTTATTCCTTGGGACCGGCATCGCCCAGGCGGAAGAATTGGGAAGCGCCGAGCGTCCGCTCACCATGATGTTCGTGCCTTCCGGCGAGGCGCAGGTGATCCTGAAAGGCGGTGAGGAGATCGCCCGCCGCCTCCAGTCCGTCACCGGGCTTCATTTCAAAGCGTCTATCGCCACCAGCTATGCCGCGGTGGTTGAGGCCATGGGCGCGGGCAAGGTGGATGTCGGCTGGCTGACCCCCTTCGCTTACGTGCTGGCGAAGGAGCGTTACAGCGTGGAGCTTCTGCTCATCGTGCAACGCTTCGGCAGTCCTTTTTACCGAGGGCAGATCGTCACCCGCGCCGACAGCGGCATCCGCAACCTCGACGACCTGAAAGGCAAACGTTTTGCCTTTGTCGATCCCGCCAGCACGTCGGGGCATCTTTACACCAAGGCCCTGCTCAAGGCACGCGGGTTGTCTCCGGAGAAGCATCTGGGCAAGACGGTGTTCGCGGGTTCGCACAACGCCGTGGTCCTTGCCGTGCTGAAAGGCGAGGTGGACGCCGGGGCAACCTACGACGATGCCCGCGCCGAGCTGGTCAAGTCGTTCCCCGACATATTTGAAAAAATCCGCGTCATCGCCCACACCCGGGAAATTCCCAACGACACGGTGTCCGTGCGCGGGGAACTCCCTGTTGAAATCAAACAACGCGTCAAGGAAGGCTTGATCCACCTCACCAAAACTCCCGAAGGCTCGAAGGCGTTGAAGCGGACCTACGGCGTCAGCGGGTTCATGGATTTCGACGGGCTGTACGATCCGGTGCGCGAGGCCGGACGCCTGCTCAACATCGATCCCGCCCGGATGGAAGGAAAGTGA
- a CDS encoding c-type cytochrome produces MKKSLIALVVAVLAMFMANSAFAGGDCPQKRKTKKAPGAVYSQDKTGSADASKGKELYTKKAKPMACQMCHGAKGAGDGQLGKALKPSPRNFTCAKTMADVSPGQMFHIIKNGSPGTGMAPFGKTLSDKDIWNVVKYIREELMK; encoded by the coding sequence ATGAAAAAATCACTGATTGCATTGGTCGTAGCCGTACTGGCCATGTTTATGGCTAACTCGGCGTTCGCAGGTGGCGACTGCCCGCAGAAACGCAAAACCAAAAAAGCGCCGGGCGCGGTTTATTCTCAGGACAAGACCGGTAGTGCTGATGCCAGCAAGGGCAAAGAGCTTTACACCAAGAAAGCCAAGCCGATGGCTTGCCAGATGTGCCATGGCGCTAAAGGCGCTGGTGATGGCCAGTTGGGTAAAGCACTGAAACCCTCTCCGCGCAATTTCACCTGTGCCAAGACCATGGCAGACGTGAGCCCCGGTCAGATGTTCCACATCATCAAAAACGGTTCTCCGGGAACCGGTATGGCTCCGTTTGGAAAAACGCTGAGCGACAAGGATATCTGGAACGTGGTCAAGTACATCCGCGAAGAATTGATGAAGTAA
- a CDS encoding ArnT family glycosyltransferase has product MALLLTILIVLTWGLLGARIASIFGVHWTSPEERVAVSITLGMTATAGLMTALTFLGGLYPATGWAVLALLLLFARNRIPPFLTTLRQSLRGPSILLFWRNRTGLETFAILALSILAMLAVTLAWAPPVRTDALVYHLAIPKAYLEHHGVMNLPHNMYSFFPLLFEMVYLFGLTFGVEGLPALLGVAQAAALALGLVAYYRRYLGSRYGWLVPAVFFSVPTFTEIAGSAYVDLPLAGFIFFAFYAWERWRETGHGFWFGLLCLFAGSAFATKLTGFIVLPLAVLGIVWVRRKSTSAGRVLGELFVFAGVAFLCMAPWWARNYAYAENPFVPLFMQVLGGQDKINWDPTRALMMDQYVRMFGIGRSITDFLMLPYNLTFRSEPHSLRFDGQLGIVYLLMMPSLIGLWLCRRPRLGPLTIVFAVLIVFWFVYFQYIRFLTPALVFLSLLLVSGLEGWQARTPRQDFGTWLHRAWMGLIALGLAFNTLLTAEIWKKKDPLAYLTGKETREAYLARNVSAYPIYRAMNTLVPPNGRVLFVYMRNLGYLAHREFISDSVFEAHTLQTVLESARDEKEVFQRLQSLGATHMMFDSNYVWGTGSAFSREHQALLHRFLQNWTEPVARHRHYYLYRIVIN; this is encoded by the coding sequence ATGGCCCTTCTCCTGACCATCCTGATTGTCCTCACCTGGGGTCTGCTCGGCGCCCGGATTGCTTCGATCTTTGGGGTCCACTGGACTTCGCCGGAAGAAAGGGTGGCCGTCTCCATTACTTTGGGCATGACCGCCACGGCCGGTTTGATGACGGCGCTCACCTTCTTAGGTGGACTCTACCCGGCTACGGGCTGGGCCGTGCTGGCGTTGCTACTACTATTCGCACGGAACCGGATTCCTCCCTTCCTCACCACTCTGCGGCAATCTCTGCGTGGCCCGTCCATTCTGCTGTTCTGGAGAAACCGGACCGGGCTGGAAACCTTTGCCATTCTGGCACTCAGTATTTTGGCGATGCTTGCCGTCACGCTGGCATGGGCGCCTCCGGTCCGTACCGACGCGCTGGTCTATCACCTGGCCATCCCTAAAGCCTATCTCGAACACCACGGGGTGATGAACCTGCCCCACAACATGTATTCCTTTTTCCCTCTGCTGTTTGAGATGGTGTACCTGTTCGGCCTGACGTTTGGAGTCGAGGGCCTGCCCGCTTTGTTGGGCGTGGCGCAGGCGGCGGCACTGGCGCTGGGACTGGTGGCTTACTACCGCCGCTACCTGGGATCCCGCTACGGCTGGCTGGTGCCCGCAGTCTTTTTTTCGGTGCCGACGTTCACTGAGATCGCCGGCTCCGCTTATGTGGACCTGCCGCTGGCGGGCTTCATTTTTTTCGCGTTTTACGCCTGGGAGCGCTGGCGCGAAACGGGGCACGGGTTCTGGTTCGGGCTCCTCTGCCTGTTTGCGGGGTCCGCCTTCGCCACCAAGCTGACGGGATTCATCGTACTGCCGCTGGCGGTGCTGGGGATCGTCTGGGTGCGGCGGAAAAGCACTTCCGCCGGGCGGGTGCTGGGCGAGCTGTTCGTCTTCGCCGGGGTGGCCTTTCTCTGCATGGCGCCCTGGTGGGCGCGCAATTACGCGTATGCGGAAAACCCCTTTGTGCCGCTGTTCATGCAGGTGCTGGGCGGACAAGACAAGATCAACTGGGACCCCACCCGCGCGCTGATGATGGACCAGTACGTCCGCATGTTCGGCATAGGCCGCAGCATCACGGACTTTCTCATGTTGCCCTACAACCTGACGTTCCGCAGCGAGCCGCACTCGCTTCGCTTCGACGGGCAACTGGGAATCGTTTACCTGTTGATGATGCCGTCGCTGATCGGTCTGTGGCTGTGCCGCCGCCCGCGGCTGGGTCCGCTGACGATCGTGTTCGCAGTCCTCATTGTTTTCTGGTTCGTGTATTTCCAGTACATCCGGTTTCTCACTCCGGCGCTGGTTTTCCTGTCACTCCTGCTGGTATCGGGACTCGAAGGATGGCAGGCGCGAACGCCACGGCAAGATTTCGGCACATGGCTCCACCGCGCGTGGATGGGATTGATCGCGCTGGGCCTCGCATTCAACACCCTGCTCACGGCGGAGATATGGAAAAAGAAAGATCCGCTGGCGTACCTGACCGGAAAAGAAACGCGGGAGGCCTACCTGGCGCGAAACGTGAGCGCGTACCCCATTTACCGCGCGATGAACACGCTGGTGCCTCCAAACGGCCGTGTGTTGTTCGTTTACATGCGCAACCTGGGGTACCTGGCTCATCGCGAGTTCATCAGCGACAGCGTGTTCGAAGCGCACACCCTGCAAACCGTGCTCGAGTCCGCACGCGACGAAAAAGAGGTTTTTCAGCGGTTGCAATCGCTGGGCGCAACCCATATGATGTTCGACTCAAATTATGTTTGGGGAACCGGCTCTGCCTTTTCCCGCGAACATCAGGCCCTGCTCCACCGCTTTCTTCAAAACTGGACGGAACCGGTGGCCCGGCACCGCCATTATTACCTGTACCGCATTGTGATAAACTGA
- a CDS encoding DJ-1/PfpI family protein: MGRLEGLKKNILMIIPKDYYDEKQLEIPREIFLKEGADVRVASSKFKEAVGDNGGRAMPDVLIVDSIEGITGDSYVTDGKGTRQIKGVFHGVVVVGGKGARKYLWKDNLLRILLIDRYKSNMVVGALGNAVPCLAEAQLINNLELAAAQDKYSLPELERVGATVADEKLTIHDRIVTAADGEVAEEFAYAMIDLIEQTKLK; the protein is encoded by the coding sequence ATGGGACGTCTGGAAGGCTTGAAGAAAAACATCCTGATGATCATCCCCAAGGATTACTACGACGAGAAGCAGTTGGAGATTCCGCGCGAGATTTTCCTGAAGGAAGGCGCGGACGTGCGCGTGGCTTCGAGCAAGTTCAAGGAAGCCGTGGGCGACAACGGCGGGCGCGCCATGCCCGATGTGCTGATCGTGGATTCCATCGAGGGCATCACCGGCGACAGCTACGTCACCGACGGCAAGGGTACGCGGCAAATCAAGGGTGTGTTCCACGGCGTCGTGGTGGTGGGCGGCAAGGGTGCGCGCAAATACCTGTGGAAGGACAACCTGCTGCGGATCCTGCTGATCGACCGCTACAAAAGCAATATGGTGGTGGGCGCGCTGGGCAACGCCGTTCCCTGTCTGGCGGAAGCACAGTTGATCAACAACCTGGAGCTGGCCGCCGCGCAGGACAAATACTCCCTGCCGGAACTGGAACGCGTGGGCGCAACGGTCGCGGACGAGAAGCTCACGATACACGACCGCATCGTCACCGCCGCCGATGGAGAGGTGGCGGAAGAGTTTGCCTACGCGATGATCGACCTGATAGAACAAACGAAACTGAAGTGA